The Pseudomonadota bacterium genomic sequence GAGGCGGCCAAGATCACCACGGGGGTCATCGCGCCTTTGAACCGAGTGGGTGACGAGGAGGGGTCGACTTGGCTCGACGGTCAGGTCTCGACCGCGACTGGCTTTCGGGAGGCCTACCGAACCTATGCGGACGGCGGCTGGAACGCGTTGACGGGCAGGCCCGAGCACGGGGGCATGGGGATGCCCAAGCTCTTGGTAAGCCAGGTCGAGGAGATGCTGCAGGGTGCTTGCATGTCGTTCGGGCTGGCCCCGATGCTGACCAGCGGCGCGGCCTTGTTGATAGATGCGCACGCCGACGACGCGATCAAGAGAAAGTACCTGCCCAACATGTACGCGGGTATCTGGGCCGGAACCATGGACATGACCGAGCCTCACGCGGGCACCGACCTCGGCATCATACGCACCAAGGCCGAGCCGCGCGGCGACGGCAGCTACAGCATCACGGGCACCAAGATCTTCATCACGTGGGGCGAGCACGACATGGCCGAGAACATCCTGCACCTGGTGCTGGCCAGACTGCCGGATGCGCCCGAGGGCACGAAGGGTATCAGTCTTTTTCTGGTACCCAAGTTCATCGTCGCCGACGATGGCTCGCTCGCCGAGCGCAACACCCTCTCGTGCGGTTCCCTAGAGAAGAAGATGGGAATCAAAGCCTCCCCCACTTGCGTCATGGACTACGACGGCGCGCAGGGCTGGCTGATCGGCGAGCCACACCGCGGACTTGCCCACATGTTCACCATGATGAACTACGAGCGCGTGGCCGTGGGCGTTCAAGGCGTTGGCGCGGGAGAGGCTTCGTACCAGAACGCGGTGCAGTACGCGCGCGAGCGCTTGCAGAGCCGAAGTCCGCGGGGCCCGCAGTTTCCGAACCAGGAAGCCGACCCGATCATCGTGCATCCAGACGTGCGCCGCATGTTGCTCTCCATGCGTGCGTACACCGAAGGCGGACGCGCGTTTTCGAGCTACGTGGCGCTGTGGCTTGACCTGGCCAAGCACGGCGCTGATGCAGCACAGAAACGCAAAGCCGAAGACCTGGTCGCGCTCTTGACTCCTGTGGCCAAGGCTTTCTTGACCGACAAGGGGCTCGAAACCGCGGTGATGGGCCAGCAGGTGTTCGGCGGTCACGGGTTCATCCGCGAGTCCGGCCAGGAGCAGCTGGTCCGCGATGTCAGGATCACGCAGATCTACGAAGGCACCAACGGCGTTCAGGCGATGGACCTGATGGGTCGCAAGACCGTGGCCAACGAGGGACGACTGCTGAAGGTGTTTGAAGCCGACGCGCGCGCTTTCATCGAGGAGAACCGGGGGCACAGCGTGCTCGCCGAGTTCCTTGAACCGCTCGCCGCCGAACTGCAGAACCTGAACGAGGTCACCGCGCAGCTCGTCGCCCAGGCCAAGGAAGACCCCGCCGCGATCGGCGCTGCCGCCAACGACTACACGCATTTGTTCGGTTACGTAGCGTTCGCGTTCATGTGGGCTCGGATTGCCGCGGCCGCCCTGCCCAAGGTCAATGGGAGCGACGGCTTCTATGCCGGCAAGGTGGCGGTGGCGCGTTTCTTTTTCCGGCGTCTGCTTCCGCAGACCAAGGCGCTGACGGCTCAGCTGCTCGCAGGACCCGCGAGCCTGATGGAGCCGGACGCGGACCTGTTCTAGCCCGCATCGGTCACCAGCCTCCGGCCGCTGCAGGCGAGCTACGAG encodes the following:
- a CDS encoding acyl-CoA dehydrogenase C-terminal domain-containing protein; the protein is MAEYKAPLRDVRFLLDEVFRAQELWASVPALRATVDPDTAAAILEEAAKITTGVIAPLNRVGDEEGSTWLDGQVSTATGFREAYRTYADGGWNALTGRPEHGGMGMPKLLVSQVEEMLQGACMSFGLAPMLTSGAALLIDAHADDAIKRKYLPNMYAGIWAGTMDMTEPHAGTDLGIIRTKAEPRGDGSYSITGTKIFITWGEHDMAENILHLVLARLPDAPEGTKGISLFLVPKFIVADDGSLAERNTLSCGSLEKKMGIKASPTCVMDYDGAQGWLIGEPHRGLAHMFTMMNYERVAVGVQGVGAGEASYQNAVQYARERLQSRSPRGPQFPNQEADPIIVHPDVRRMLLSMRAYTEGGRAFSSYVALWLDLAKHGADAAQKRKAEDLVALLTPVAKAFLTDKGLETAVMGQQVFGGHGFIRESGQEQLVRDVRITQIYEGTNGVQAMDLMGRKTVANEGRLLKVFEADARAFIEENRGHSVLAEFLEPLAAELQNLNEVTAQLVAQAKEDPAAIGAAANDYTHLFGYVAFAFMWARIAAAALPKVNGSDGFYAGKVAVARFFFRRLLPQTKALTAQLLAGPASLMEPDADLF